A single window of Rubripirellula lacrimiformis DNA harbors:
- a CDS encoding ParA family protein, giving the protein MRSIAVINQKGGVGKTTSSVNLAAALAMAGRKVCVMDLDPQAHASLHLGITAVDGEPSMYEVLCGEASLSQARRQVNENLSVVPANLDLAAAELELAGEVGREMILRDKMEDDDEKFDYIILDCPPSLGVLTVNALVAVGEVFLPLQPHFLALHGLSKLLRTIEVVSRRLNSGLRLSGVMLCMYDSNTRLAAEVSNDIEEFFQASQCSREFFRGAKFFDTRVRRNIRLAEAPSFGQSIFQYSAESNGAADYQSLADEVIAQEKSRIVGPIRMAA; this is encoded by the coding sequence ATGCGATCGATTGCTGTGATCAACCAAAAGGGTGGCGTCGGAAAGACGACCAGTTCAGTAAACTTGGCGGCCGCACTTGCCATGGCGGGACGCAAGGTATGCGTGATGGACCTGGATCCCCAAGCCCACGCATCGCTTCACCTCGGCATCACTGCCGTCGACGGCGAGCCCAGCATGTACGAAGTCCTGTGCGGCGAAGCTTCGCTGTCACAAGCCAGACGTCAAGTCAACGAAAACCTGTCGGTGGTCCCAGCCAACTTGGACTTGGCGGCTGCAGAATTGGAACTCGCTGGCGAAGTCGGTCGCGAAATGATTCTGCGCGACAAGATGGAAGACGACGACGAAAAGTTCGACTACATCATTTTGGATTGCCCGCCCAGCTTGGGCGTTTTGACCGTGAATGCATTGGTCGCCGTGGGCGAAGTTTTCTTGCCCCTGCAGCCACACTTCTTGGCACTCCACGGCCTTAGCAAGCTGTTGCGCACCATCGAAGTCGTGTCACGACGTCTGAACAGCGGTCTGCGTTTGTCGGGCGTCATGCTGTGCATGTACGATTCGAACACGCGTTTGGCCGCCGAAGTCAGCAATGACATCGAAGAATTCTTTCAAGCAAGCCAATGCAGTCGAGAATTCTTTCGGGGGGCAAAGTTCTTTGACACTCGCGTCCGACGCAATATCCGCTTGGCCGAAGCGCCTAGTTTCGGGCAGTCGATCTTTCAATACTCGGCGGAAAGCAATGGTGCCGCCGATTACCAGTCGCTGGCCGACGAAGTCATCGCTCAAGAAAAATCGCGGATCGTCGGTCCGATCCGAATGGCTGCCTAG
- a CDS encoding DUF2293 domain-containing protein, which yields MTNQSKDVAPGPNERSVTMPDGTVVQVPGGWELLPPGDAGLTRRVKAAGPTYTVKEKKGRRTFSQGVWADGKTIAAAKAKLDVERSTDAYAKRKVADAARRDKKQAEYVEDFLGAVVAFLNFAPQHRDLAVRFATAVTQHATPVGSGTVARTQRIPIERRAESAVIAWMRHQTTAYDHMAIPRVKGKRREVRRMLAEESRRLLTKYRRGETVDPGQCKLQVSLTKTI from the coding sequence ATGACGAATCAAAGCAAGGATGTAGCCCCCGGTCCGAACGAACGCAGCGTGACGATGCCGGACGGAACCGTGGTCCAAGTGCCAGGCGGGTGGGAACTGCTGCCGCCCGGCGACGCCGGACTGACGCGCCGGGTCAAAGCGGCGGGACCGACGTACACGGTCAAAGAAAAAAAAGGGCGGCGAACGTTTTCGCAAGGCGTTTGGGCCGATGGCAAAACCATTGCGGCAGCCAAAGCAAAGCTGGACGTCGAGCGTTCCACGGACGCCTACGCCAAACGCAAAGTGGCCGATGCGGCGCGGCGAGACAAGAAGCAGGCCGAATATGTCGAAGACTTCTTGGGCGCGGTCGTCGCGTTTTTGAACTTCGCCCCACAGCATCGGGATCTGGCCGTCCGGTTCGCCACCGCGGTGACGCAGCACGCGACACCGGTTGGCAGCGGGACGGTCGCGCGAACCCAGCGCATTCCCATTGAACGTCGAGCGGAATCCGCGGTGATCGCGTGGATGCGACACCAGACCACCGCCTACGATCACATGGCAATCCCACGCGTCAAAGGCAAGCGACGGGAAGTCCGCCGGATGCTGGCCGAAGAATCTCGTCGGCTGCTGACCAAGTACCGCCGCGGTGAAACGGTCGATCCGGGCCAATGCAAATTACAGGTGTCCTTGACCAAAACGATCTAG